In Ptychodera flava strain L36383 chromosome 21, AS_Pfla_20210202, whole genome shotgun sequence, a genomic segment contains:
- the LOC139121618 gene encoding stimulated by retinoic acid gene 6 protein-like isoform X2: MEAIFNGSESPYETTESTIGDGDDIIREVFAAFLALFARQSTEAMELENHTGYFTNDTLHDDPCNSDLYIAWFELSFIPAVLIFIIMTFLQKRKRMCQNSCHGYPGIAYPANVIDADRDRLSYACAFGATTVCVLGLLGDDYWINVDVYQVNIMLQGTILIIVKMLNVILVGLIFYPIFACLSTKQKIVGNVIGILYTVFWLTYYTLNFIRCSELGGKAKFSLWIVIVTDVPNIICLVILAVRFVVGIILDIKHCCSRDSKEMTKKDDFRKSHHYIYVKRLFTSPKGAPSTCWNKLRKLMYQNKPGFKYSTRIVCTMTVAGIVLLQVSSIWSSFIELIILIFKEFSEDPKVTLAFQLSNATEIHSDLKDFLDATFITFEFSYIFTLALHYLFLILMLVSYRQHMLLLYRGKKSHFPRQKLTPASTLVYSWRYAGYQVAYLMWSWFLWHLVLWIACLVLLYAIIFPLMKGDTNILLDFIKSYWLTLVIGFALIYFQVLLAKLFFLQERGRVLGANNRRLFYVMFYVLFYYDMVIGLFSCLLRIVYAVVFGLLYLGRTDNGVLMRKFELWDPGYKAYYGFLMVEECHTHPVLVTFSNLLQESLADTLDDEYGMDASVQCNPYVTDKETANSTHEKKIDARRRKRIRNMWHLTYTLIKNPDLTKLRRTVPVEKDTIEAGAENEGMMMDALESGVIVTMMADQN; the protein is encoded by the exons ATGGAGGCAATTTTCAACGGATCCGAATCGCCATACGAAACAACGGAGAGTACGATCGGAGACGGTGATGATATCATCCGAGAGGTGTTTGCGGCATTCTTGGCGCTTTTTGCCCGCCAATCAACAGa GGCGATGGAATTAGAGAACCACACTGGATACTTCACCAATGATACCTTACACGATGATCCGTGTAACAGCGACCTCTATATTGCTTGGTTTGAGCTCTCATTCATACCAGCG GTATTAATCTTCATAATTATGACATTTCTACAAAAGCGCAAGCGAATGTGTCAAAACAGTTGTCATGGATACCCAGGAATTGCATA CCCCGCCAACGTCATCGATGCTGATCGTGATAGACTCTCTTACGCATGCGCGTTTGGTGCCACCACCGTTTGTGTCTTGGGCCTGCTTGGTGATGATTATTGGATTAACGTTGATGTATACCAGGTCAACATTATGTTGCAAG GTACAATCCTGATCATTgtgaaaatgttgaatgttaTACTTGTTGGCCTCATCTTCTATCCGATATTTGCGTGTCTTTCTACAAAACAGAAGATAGTTGGCAACGTAATAGGGATCCTGTACACTGTCTTTTG GCTGACGTACTATACCCTCAACTTTATCAGGTGTTCCGAACTAGGAGGAAAG GCAAAGTTCTCCCTATGGATTGTCATCGTCACCGATGTTCCAAACATCATATGTCTCGTGATACTAGCAGTTCGATTTGTTGTCGGCATAATTCTTGATATCAAACACTGCTGCTCCAGG GACAGCAAAGAAATGACGAAGAAAGACGACTTCAGAAAGTCTCACCACTACATATATGTCAAAAGATTATTTACATCGCCAAAAGG GGCGCCCTCAACATGTTGGAATAAGCTTCGGAAGCTGATGTATCAGAATAAACCAG GTTTTAAGTATTCAACAAGAATAGTGTGCACCATGACGGTGGCTGGTATTGTTTTATTACAG GTGTCAAGTATTTGGTCATCATTCATCGAATTGATCATTTTGATCTTCAAAGAATTCTCTGAAGATCCAAAAGTCACTTTGGCTTTCCAGTTATCCAACGCCACGGAAATCCACAGTGATCTCAAGGATTTCCTTGACGCAACTTTCA TAACGTTCGAGTTTTCCTATATATTTACCTTGGCCCTTCACTATCTTTTCCTGATACTGATGCTAGTTTCGTATAG ACAACATATGTTGCTGCTCTATCGTGGAAAGAAGTCACATTTTCCGAGGCAAAAACTGACTCCAGCAAGTACATTG GTGTACAGCTGGCGTTATGCTGGATACCAGGTCGCCTATCTCATGTGGA GTTGGTTTCTATGGCACTTGGTACTCTGGATTGCATGTCTTGTTTTACTCTATGCCATAATATTTCCATTGATGAAAGGTGACACAAACATCCTGCTGGATTTCATCAAATCATACTG GTTGACGCTTGTGATCGGTTTCGCACTAATATACTTCCAGGTGTTGCTGGCTAAATTATTCTTTCTTCAAGAGAGAGGAAGAGTGTTAGGTGCCAATAATAG GCgtttgttttatgtcatgttCTACGTGCTTTTCTATTACGACATGGTAATTGGTTTGTTTTCCTGTTTGCTGAGAATCGTGTACGCAGTAGTTTTTGGGCTGCTGTACCTAGGACGAACAGACAACGGTGTTCTCATGCGAAAGTTTGAACTGTGGGATCCAG GTTACAAGGCGTATTACGGATTCTTAATGGTTGAAGAGTGCCACACACACCCAGTCCTCGTGACCTTCAGTAATCTTTTACAAGAATCATTGGCGGATACTTTGGATGACGAATATGGAATGGATGCTTCCGTGCAATGTAATCCGTACGTTACCGATAAAG AAACGGCGAATTCAACTCACGAGAAGAAGATCGATGCAAGAAGAAGGAAGAGAATCCGTAACATGTGGCATTTGACATACACACTCATCAAGAACCCAGACCTAACAAAACTGCGTAGAACAGTACCTGTGGAGAAAGACACAATCGAGGCAGGGGCCGAAAATGAGGGC ATGATGATGGATGCTTTGGAAAGTGGAGTTATTGTGACAATGATGGCAGATCAGAATTGA
- the LOC139121618 gene encoding stimulated by retinoic acid gene 6 protein-like isoform X1, whose product MEAIFNGSESPYETTESTIGDGDDIIREVFAAFLALFARQSTDTRAMELENHTGYFTNDTLHDDPCNSDLYIAWFELSFIPAVLIFIIMTFLQKRKRMCQNSCHGYPGIAYPANVIDADRDRLSYACAFGATTVCVLGLLGDDYWINVDVYQVNIMLQGTILIIVKMLNVILVGLIFYPIFACLSTKQKIVGNVIGILYTVFWLTYYTLNFIRCSELGGKAKFSLWIVIVTDVPNIICLVILAVRFVVGIILDIKHCCSRDSKEMTKKDDFRKSHHYIYVKRLFTSPKGAPSTCWNKLRKLMYQNKPGFKYSTRIVCTMTVAGIVLLQVSSIWSSFIELIILIFKEFSEDPKVTLAFQLSNATEIHSDLKDFLDATFITFEFSYIFTLALHYLFLILMLVSYRQHMLLLYRGKKSHFPRQKLTPASTLVYSWRYAGYQVAYLMWSWFLWHLVLWIACLVLLYAIIFPLMKGDTNILLDFIKSYWLTLVIGFALIYFQVLLAKLFFLQERGRVLGANNRRLFYVMFYVLFYYDMVIGLFSCLLRIVYAVVFGLLYLGRTDNGVLMRKFELWDPGYKAYYGFLMVEECHTHPVLVTFSNLLQESLADTLDDEYGMDASVQCNPYVTDKETANSTHEKKIDARRRKRIRNMWHLTYTLIKNPDLTKLRRTVPVEKDTIEAGAENEGMMMDALESGVIVTMMADQN is encoded by the exons ATGGAGGCAATTTTCAACGGATCCGAATCGCCATACGAAACAACGGAGAGTACGATCGGAGACGGTGATGATATCATCCGAGAGGTGTTTGCGGCATTCTTGGCGCTTTTTGCCCGCCAATCAACAGa cacaagGGCGATGGAATTAGAGAACCACACTGGATACTTCACCAATGATACCTTACACGATGATCCGTGTAACAGCGACCTCTATATTGCTTGGTTTGAGCTCTCATTCATACCAGCG GTATTAATCTTCATAATTATGACATTTCTACAAAAGCGCAAGCGAATGTGTCAAAACAGTTGTCATGGATACCCAGGAATTGCATA CCCCGCCAACGTCATCGATGCTGATCGTGATAGACTCTCTTACGCATGCGCGTTTGGTGCCACCACCGTTTGTGTCTTGGGCCTGCTTGGTGATGATTATTGGATTAACGTTGATGTATACCAGGTCAACATTATGTTGCAAG GTACAATCCTGATCATTgtgaaaatgttgaatgttaTACTTGTTGGCCTCATCTTCTATCCGATATTTGCGTGTCTTTCTACAAAACAGAAGATAGTTGGCAACGTAATAGGGATCCTGTACACTGTCTTTTG GCTGACGTACTATACCCTCAACTTTATCAGGTGTTCCGAACTAGGAGGAAAG GCAAAGTTCTCCCTATGGATTGTCATCGTCACCGATGTTCCAAACATCATATGTCTCGTGATACTAGCAGTTCGATTTGTTGTCGGCATAATTCTTGATATCAAACACTGCTGCTCCAGG GACAGCAAAGAAATGACGAAGAAAGACGACTTCAGAAAGTCTCACCACTACATATATGTCAAAAGATTATTTACATCGCCAAAAGG GGCGCCCTCAACATGTTGGAATAAGCTTCGGAAGCTGATGTATCAGAATAAACCAG GTTTTAAGTATTCAACAAGAATAGTGTGCACCATGACGGTGGCTGGTATTGTTTTATTACAG GTGTCAAGTATTTGGTCATCATTCATCGAATTGATCATTTTGATCTTCAAAGAATTCTCTGAAGATCCAAAAGTCACTTTGGCTTTCCAGTTATCCAACGCCACGGAAATCCACAGTGATCTCAAGGATTTCCTTGACGCAACTTTCA TAACGTTCGAGTTTTCCTATATATTTACCTTGGCCCTTCACTATCTTTTCCTGATACTGATGCTAGTTTCGTATAG ACAACATATGTTGCTGCTCTATCGTGGAAAGAAGTCACATTTTCCGAGGCAAAAACTGACTCCAGCAAGTACATTG GTGTACAGCTGGCGTTATGCTGGATACCAGGTCGCCTATCTCATGTGGA GTTGGTTTCTATGGCACTTGGTACTCTGGATTGCATGTCTTGTTTTACTCTATGCCATAATATTTCCATTGATGAAAGGTGACACAAACATCCTGCTGGATTTCATCAAATCATACTG GTTGACGCTTGTGATCGGTTTCGCACTAATATACTTCCAGGTGTTGCTGGCTAAATTATTCTTTCTTCAAGAGAGAGGAAGAGTGTTAGGTGCCAATAATAG GCgtttgttttatgtcatgttCTACGTGCTTTTCTATTACGACATGGTAATTGGTTTGTTTTCCTGTTTGCTGAGAATCGTGTACGCAGTAGTTTTTGGGCTGCTGTACCTAGGACGAACAGACAACGGTGTTCTCATGCGAAAGTTTGAACTGTGGGATCCAG GTTACAAGGCGTATTACGGATTCTTAATGGTTGAAGAGTGCCACACACACCCAGTCCTCGTGACCTTCAGTAATCTTTTACAAGAATCATTGGCGGATACTTTGGATGACGAATATGGAATGGATGCTTCCGTGCAATGTAATCCGTACGTTACCGATAAAG AAACGGCGAATTCAACTCACGAGAAGAAGATCGATGCAAGAAGAAGGAAGAGAATCCGTAACATGTGGCATTTGACATACACACTCATCAAGAACCCAGACCTAACAAAACTGCGTAGAACAGTACCTGTGGAGAAAGACACAATCGAGGCAGGGGCCGAAAATGAGGGC ATGATGATGGATGCTTTGGAAAGTGGAGTTATTGTGACAATGATGGCAGATCAGAATTGA
- the LOC139121619 gene encoding RIIa domain-containing protein 1-like, translating into MSTTSKMAMPNHDPPHGMEAYDIGALSQEQQEKLNQFKIQTRMANERYLRQHPEVDLLLAGFLGDILMKRPENVREFAAQYFTDGQLPEKIEGQVQHREAQLRNARLNRKI; encoded by the exons ATGTCAACAACAAGCAAAATGGCGATGCCAAACCACGATCCTCCTCACGGAATGGAAGCGTACGATATAGGCGCTTTAAGTCAAGAACAACAGGAAAAGCTTAATCAATTTAAA ATTCAGACAAGGATGGCAAATGAGAGATATCTTAGACAGCATCCTGAAGTTGACCTTTTACTGGCAGGGTTCCTAGG TGATATACTTATGAAGAGACCGGAAAACGTTAGAGAATTCGCTGCCCAGTACTTCACAGACGGACAGCTTCCGGAAAAGATAGAGGGACAAGTGCAACATCGAGAGGCTCAGCTCCGAAATGCAAGACTCAATCGGAAGATCTAA